The following coding sequences are from one Salvelinus sp. IW2-2015 unplaced genomic scaffold, ASM291031v2 Un_scaffold5076, whole genome shotgun sequence window:
- the LOC112077939 gene encoding BTB/POZ domain-containing protein 3 codes for MFYGELAENKDEIRIPDVEPAAFLAMLKYIYCDEIDLSADTVLATLYAAKKYIVPHLARACVNFLETSLSAKNACVXLSQSCLFEEPELTQRCWEVIDAQAELALRSEGFTDIDSQTLESILQRETLNAKEEVVFEAALSWAEAECQRQDLTTSIDNKRKVLGKAVFLIRIPTMALDDFANGAAQSGVLTLNETNDIFLWYTAAKKPDLQFASQPRKGLSPQRCHRFQSCAYRSNQWRYRGRCDSIQFAVDKRVFIAGFGLYGSSCGSAEYSAKIELKRQGILLGHNLSKYFSDGSSNTFPVWFEYPVQIEPDTFYTASVVLDGNELSYFGQEGMTEVQCGKVTFQFQCSSDSTNGTGVQGGQIPELIFYA; via the exons ATGTTTTATGGAGAGCTGGCGGAAAACAAGGATGAAATCCGAATTCCGGACGTGGAGCCTGCAGCATTCCTGGCCATGTTGAA GTACATCTACTGTGATGAGATAGACCTGAGTGCTGATACAGTGCTGGCCACGCTCTACGCTGCTAAGAAGTACATCGTGCCTCACCTGGCCAGAGCCTGTGTTAACTTCCTGGAGACCAGCCTGTCAGCTAAGAATGCCTGCGTCRTGCTGTCACAGAGCTGTCTGTTCGAGGAGCCCGAACTCACACAACGCTGCTGGGAG GTGATTGACGCCCAGGCAGAGCTGGCCCTGCGGTCGGAGGGTTTCACTGACATCGACTCCCAGACACTAGAGAGTATCCTCCAGAGAGAGACCCTCAACGCCAAGGAGGAGGTGGTGTTTGAGGCAGCTCTGAGCTGGGCAGAGGCAGAGTGTCAGAGACAGGACCTCACCACCTCCATAGACAACAAGAGAAAG GTTCTGGGCAAGGCCGTTTTCCTGATCCGCATCCCCACCATGGCATTGGACGACTTCGCCAATGGTGCCGCCCAGTCGGGCGTCCTGACTCTGAATGAGACCAACGACATCTTCCTGTGGTACACCGCTGCCAAGAAACCGGACCTCCAGTTCGCCAGCCAGCCACGGAAGGGGTTATCTCCGCAACGCTGCCACCGGTTCCAATCCTGCGCCTACCGCAGCAACCAATGGCGATACCGAGGGCGATGCGACAGCATCCAGTTCGCCGTTGACAAACGCGTCTTCATCGCCGGGTTCGGACTCTACGGCTCCAGCTGCGGTTCTGCAGAGTACTCAGCTAAGATCGAGCTCAAACGCCAAGGCATTCTCCTCGGACATAACCTGAGTAAATACTTCTCTGACGGTTCTAGTAACACGTTCCCTGTGTGGTTTGAGTACCCCGTGCAGATAGAACCCGATACGTTCTACACGGCTTCTGTAGTTTTGGATGGGAACGAGTTGAGTTACTTTGGTCAGGAAGGAATGACAGAGGTGCAGTGTGGGAAGGTGACGTTCCAATTCCAGTGTTCGTCAGACAGCACCAATGGGACAGGAGTGCAGGGGGGTCAGATACCTGAACTCATTTTCTACGCCTAA